The following is a genomic window from Corallococcus soli.
TACCGCTCGCGCACCGCCTGCTGCGCCTCCGCCGTCAGCGCGAACGAACGGTAGGCCAGCACCAGCTCCAGCTCCCGCAGCGTGTGCCGGTCCACCCACGCCGTCAGCGCCCCCGCGAGCAGCGCCTCCTTCAACGGTCGCGCGAACGCGTCGTCGTAGACGAACAGGTCCAGCACCACGTTGGTGTCCAGCACCACCGAACGAACATCAGGCCCAGCGGAAGGAGTGCTCACGGAAGCAGAACTTTCCGCCAGCAGCGCCGCCAATTCAACACGCTCGCCGAGCAGTCAATCACAATACACGGCGCGTTCATGGCGAAAACCTGGAATAGAGGACAAAGATGTTTCCTGTTGTTCCCCCTCCCCCACCGGTTCCTGCCGGTGAAAGGTCTGTCCATGAACGCCTCCCCCCGTTCGCTGTGTCTGACGTTGTTGAGCGCGGCCGCCCTGCTGGGTGGCTGCGGTGGTGAGCAGCTCCCCGAGCCCGTCGGCGAGGGCGTCGTCGTGCCGCCCGTCCAGTCAGAGGTCGCCAGCGAAGGGGTGACCGCGAGCGCCGCGTACTGCGATGACGTGACGACGTGGGACCCGGCGTGGGTGGCGCTGGAGAACGAAGTGCTGACGCTCATCAACCAGCGCCGCGCGGCGGGGGCCACCTGTGGCGGCGTGGCGAAGCCGGCGGTGGCGGCGCTCACGCTCGACACGAAGCTGCGCTGTGCGTCGCGCAAGCACTCCAAGGACATGGGCACCAACAACTTCTTCAGCCACACGGGCACTGGCGGCACCACGCCGTGGCAGCGCATGGCCTCCGCCGGCTACACCTACCGCTCGGCCGCGGAGAACATCGCCGCGGGCTACGGCACCGCGGCGGCGGTGGTGAACGGCTGGATGACCAGCACGGGCCACTGCAACAACATCATGAATGGCGGGCTCAAGCAGGTGGGCATCGGCTACTTCAACGGGCCGTCCAGCACCTACCGCTCCTACTGGACGCAGGACTTCGGCACGCCGTAGTCGCCAGCACCGGGCCGCCGTCCCGCGTTCAGGGGCGGCGGCTCCTCATGGCGCCATCCAGCGTGGCGCTCGCGGGGTGCGGCAGCCACGCGGACACGAAGGCGTAGAAGGGCTGGAGGCCGGCCGCCGAAGGGCCGTCAGCCGTTCCTGAAACGTCCGGGCGGAAGGCTATGCTTCGCGGCCCATGAACTCCCCGTTCGCATCCTCATTCCCCGCCCTGCGGTCCGGCTTCAGCTACCTGGACAACGCCGCCGGGGCGCAGGTGCCCTCGCACTGCATCGACGCCATCAGCCAGTTCCTCACCACGGGGAGCTGCAACGTGGGCCAGCCCTACGCCGCGTCGAAGGTGGCCACCACGCTCAAGGCCCGCGCGCGAGCGGAGACGGCGGAGTTCCTCCACTGTCAGCCCGAGGAGGTCATGCTCGGCCCCAGCGCCACCGCGTTCACCTTCCTGGTGGGCCGGGCCCTGTCGCGTCTCTTCAAGCCGGGGGACGAGGTCGTCATCTCCGAGCTGGAGCACGAATCCAACGCGGCCCCATGGCGGGCCCTGGAGGCACAGGGCGTGAAGGTGAAGACCTGGCGCGCGCGCTGGCCTGAAGGCCGGCTGGAGGCGTCGGACCTGCGGGCGCTCGTCACCCCTCGCACGCGGCTGGTCGCGGTGACAGCGGCCGCCAACTCCGTGGGGGCAACGCCGGACGTGGCCGCCGCGGCGGAGGTGGCGCACGGCGTGGGCGCGTGGGTGTTCGTGGACGCGGTGCACTCCAGTCCGCACCACCTGCCGGACGTGAAGGCCTGGGGCGCGGACTTCGCGGTGTTCTCTCCCTACAAGGTCTTCGGTCCGCACCTGGGCTGTCTGTATGTGCGGCGGGAGCTGCTCGCGGGGCTGCCGGCGGACAAGCTGTGGTTCATCCCGGATGACAGTCCGCAGAAGTTTGAACCGGGCACCACCAACCATGAAGGGTGGGCCGGATGGCTGGGCTCCCTGCGCTACCTTCGCGAGGAGCTGGGCGGAGGACAGCCGGGGCGCGAAGGGCTGGTGCGTGCCTTCCAGCGCATCGAGGGGTTGGAGCGGCCGCTGCTGGAGACCACGCTGGAGCGCCTGTCCCGACATTCCTGCGTGACGCTCTACGGACCGAAGGAGCCCACGGGGCGCGTGGCCACCTTCTGCTTCAACGTGCCCGGCGTTTCTCCGCGCGCGGTGGCGGAGCACCTGGCCGCACAGGACGTGGGCGTGGCGGCGGGGCACTACTACGCCACGCTCGCGGCGGAGGCGCTGGGCCTCATGCCCGACGGCGCCGTGCGGGCCTCGCTGCTGCACTACAACACGCAGGCGGACGTGGACCGGCTACTGGCGGGATTGGATTCGCTGCCCTGATGCCGACGGCGCTCACCCATCGCGGCCTGTCGCTGCGCGTGGACTTCAATG
Proteins encoded in this region:
- a CDS encoding putative toxin-antitoxin system toxin component, PIN family translates to MSTPSAGPDVRSVVLDTNVVLDLFVYDDAFARPLKEALLAGALTAWVDRHTLRELELVLAYRSFALTAEAQQAVRERYGALTRCSEAGDAVVELPACRDRDDQKFLVLAARVGAAWLVSKDKRVLSMGGGRRLPFDVLTPRRASLLLESPVSPS
- a CDS encoding cysteine desulfurase-like protein; protein product: MNSPFASSFPALRSGFSYLDNAAGAQVPSHCIDAISQFLTTGSCNVGQPYAASKVATTLKARARAETAEFLHCQPEEVMLGPSATAFTFLVGRALSRLFKPGDEVVISELEHESNAAPWRALEAQGVKVKTWRARWPEGRLEASDLRALVTPRTRLVAVTAAANSVGATPDVAAAAEVAHGVGAWVFVDAVHSSPHHLPDVKAWGADFAVFSPYKVFGPHLGCLYVRRELLAGLPADKLWFIPDDSPQKFEPGTTNHEGWAGWLGSLRYLREELGGGQPGREGLVRAFQRIEGLERPLLETTLERLSRHSCVTLYGPKEPTGRVATFCFNVPGVSPRAVAEHLAAQDVGVAAGHYYATLAAEALGLMPDGAVRASLLHYNTQADVDRLLAGLDSLP
- a CDS encoding CAP domain-containing protein, whose protein sequence is MNASPRSLCLTLLSAAALLGGCGGEQLPEPVGEGVVVPPVQSEVASEGVTASAAYCDDVTTWDPAWVALENEVLTLINQRRAAGATCGGVAKPAVAALTLDTKLRCASRKHSKDMGTNNFFSHTGTGGTTPWQRMASAGYTYRSAAENIAAGYGTAAAVVNGWMTSTGHCNNIMNGGLKQVGIGYFNGPSSTYRSYWTQDFGTP